In Xyrauchen texanus isolate HMW12.3.18 chromosome 13, RBS_HiC_50CHRs, whole genome shotgun sequence, a single genomic region encodes these proteins:
- the LOC127654375 gene encoding frizzled-7-A-like — protein sequence MAVRGVAPCVREVCCRFIALVLLFKLCSAQYQGEKGMSVPEHGFCQPISIPLCTDIQYNQTIMPNLLGHTNQEDAGLEVHQFYPLVKVQCSQDLKFFLCSMYAPVCTVLEQAIPPCRSLCERARQGCEALMNKFGFQWPERLRCENFPVHGAGEICVGQNKSNSGSPPTDPTPYVPVPLTPHVNTERLSQAFTCPLQLTVPSYLNYQFLGAKNCGAPCEHKQPHGLMYFKEEEVRFGRLWVGIWSILCCVSTLFTVLTYLVDMRRFRYPERPIIFLSGCYFMVALAYATGFLLENKVVCIDKFKDDAYKTVAQGTKKEGCTILFMILYFFGMASSIWWVILSLTWFLSAGMKWGHEAIEANSQYFHLAAWAVPAVKTITILALGQVDGDLLTGVCYVGIYNVDALRGFVLAPLFVYLFIGTSFLLAGFVSLFRIRTIMKHDGTKTEKLEKLMVRIGVFSVLYTVPATIVIACYFYEQAFREQWEKTWHMQTCKRFAVPCPANNFAPMTPDFTVFMIKYLMTMIVGITSGFWIWSGKTLQSWRKFYKRLGNNQGETTV from the coding sequence ATGGCGGTGAGGGGAGTCGCTCCGTGTGTTCGGGAGGTGTGCTGCAGGTTCATTGCTCTAGTTCTTCTGTTTAAACTGTGTTCTGCACAGTATCAAGGAGAAAAGGGCATGTCCGTCCCGGAACATGGGTTCTGCCAACCCATATCCATTCCTCTGTGCACGGACATCCAGTATAACCAAACTATCATGCCAAATCTCCTGGGACACACCAATCAGGAGGACGCAGGACTTGAGGTGCACCAGTTTTACCCCCTTGTCAAAGTTCAATGCTCTCAAGATCTGAAGTTCTTCCTCTGTTCCATGTATGCACCCGTGTGTACGGTTCTAGAACAGGCCATTCCACCCTGCCGCTCATTGTGCGAGCGTGCCAGACAAGGGTGCGAGGCTCTCATGAACAAGTTTGGTTTCCAGTGGCCCGAACGACTCCGCTGTGAGAACTTCCCTGTGCACGGAGCTGGAGAGATCTGCGTTGGACAGAACAAATCCAACTCCGGCAGCCCACCAACAGACCCCACGCCATACGTACCTGTCCCGTTGACACCACATGTGAACACGGAACGCCTGAGTCAGGCTTTCACTTGCCCTTTACAACTGACTGTCCCTTCCTACCTCAATTACCAGTTTTTGGGGGCGAAAAACTGTGGCGCCCCCTGCGAGCACAAGCAGCCACACGGGCTGATGTACTTCAAGGAGGAAGAGGTCCGCTTCGGGCGGCTCTGGGTGGGAATCTGGTCCATTCTGTGCTGTGTAAGTACCCTATTCACGGTTCTCACGTACCTTGTGGATATGCGCCGGTTCCGCTATCCGGAACGCCCCATCATCTTCCTCTCTGGGTGTTACTTCATGGTGGCGCTGGCTTACGCAACTGGGTTTCTGCTGGAGAATAAGGTGGTCTGCATTGATAAGTTTAAGGATGATGCTTACAAGACTGTGGCTCAGGGGACTAAAAAGGAGGGCTGCACCATTCTCTTCATGATCTTGTATTTCTTTGGCATGGCCAGCTCCATATGGTGGGTGATCTTGTCGCTCACCTGGTTCCTATCCGCCGGAATGAAATGGGGCCATGAAGCTATCGAAGCCAACTCCCAGTACTTTCACCTGGCTGCTTGGGCCGTCCCCGCAGTGAAGACCATCACCATCCTCGCCCTGGGACAAGTGGATGGCGACCTTCTGACCGGCGTGTGCTATGTTGGCATCTACAACGTTGACGCTCTTCGTGGATTTGTCCTCGCCCCTCTCTTCGTTTATCTCTTTATCGGAACATCGTTCCTGCTGGCTGGATTCGTCTCCTTGTTCCGCATCCGTACCATCATGAAGCATGATGGCACCAAGACCGAAAAACTGGAAAAGCTGATGGTGCGAATTGGCGTTTTCAGCGTCCTCTACACCGTTCCGGCCACCATAGTCATTGCGTGTTACTTCTACGAGCAGGCGTTTCGCGAGCAGTGGGAAAAAACCTGGCACATGCAGACGTGCAAGCGCTTTGCCGTGCCGTGCCCAGCCAACAACTTTGCACCCATGACGCCTGATTTCACTGTGTTTATGATCAAGTACCTCATGACTATGATTGTAGGAATCACATCAGGATTCTGGATCTGGTCTGGAAAGACTCTACAGTCATGGCGCAAGTTTTACAAACGCCTGGGCAACAACCAAGGGGAGACAACAGTGTAA